One Candidatus Acidiferrales bacterium DNA segment encodes these proteins:
- a CDS encoding PilZ domain-containing protein, translating into MLERRRAKRFMLCLRAVGQYRESRHQLVELRGETFDVSRLGVYLVTDRIVPEGTPIDLELELPIAREEGDCVRVRCRARVVRTDPAGQPALPTPMVGLACAIEQIYSYAGLSDDTACLAATA; encoded by the coding sequence ATGTTGGAACGTCGTCGAGCGAAGCGCTTTATGCTGTGCCTTCGAGCGGTCGGCCAGTATAGGGAATCCCGCCATCAATTAGTTGAGCTGCGCGGCGAGACCTTCGATGTGAGTCGCCTCGGCGTCTATCTGGTGACGGACCGGATCGTCCCTGAGGGCACGCCGATCGATCTGGAATTGGAGCTTCCGATAGCGCGGGAGGAGGGAGATTGCGTTCGTGTCCGATGCCGAGCGCGGGTGGTGCGCACCGACCCGGCAGGGCAACCTGCTCTCCCCACGCCCATGGTCGGCCTGGCTTGCGCCATCGAACAAATCTACTCCTATGCCGGCCTGAGCGATGACACCGCTTGCCTTGCCGCCACAGCATGA
- a CDS encoding RNA-binding protein, translating to MKKLYVGNIPYATTEEELRAFFEQSGLQVASVTLIRDRMTGNPKGFGFVETNSDDEARAAIEKLNGQNFMGRNLIVNEARPPRDFGGGGGRGGRDSGGSSRRRY from the coding sequence TTGAAGAAGCTTTACGTCGGGAACATCCCCTACGCGACAACTGAAGAGGAATTGCGAGCGTTTTTCGAACAGTCTGGTTTGCAAGTCGCCAGCGTTACTTTGATTCGTGACCGCATGACTGGAAATCCGAAAGGATTCGGTTTTGTTGAGACGAATTCTGACGACGAGGCACGGGCTGCGATTGAGAAGCTGAACGGCCAGAATTTTATGGGCCGCAACCTGATCGTGAACGAAGCGCGACCACCACGCGATTTTGGCGGCGGGGGTGGACGCGGCGGACGCGATTCAGGCGGTTCCTCCCGGCGAAGATATTAA